The DNA sequence AAAGAGCTTGAAAAACCCGGATTAGACCCTAGAAAGTCTGCGAAGGTTTTTGAATTTGATGCCAATGTAAAATCAATCAAAGACGTTAGAACCGGAATGATTTTACCGGGAATTGTGAATAACATTACCAATTTTGGCTGTTTTGTTGATATCGGAATCAAAGAAAGTGGATTGGTTCACATTTCGCAGCTAAAAGCAGGTTTCGTGAGCGATGTAAACGAAGTGGTAAAACTACACCAGCATGTTGATGTGAAAGTTACTGAGGTTGATGAGGACAGAAAAAGGATCCAATTGACGATGGTACTTTAAAAAAATTCCAATATTGAAATTCCAAATTCCAAATTTATTGGAGTTTTTGAAATAAAAAAAATCCCAAGACTACAGTGTAGCTTGGGATTTTTAATACGTTTAAAAAAACTATTGTTTTGTTTCTTCCTCTTCTTTTTTGGCAGCAGGAGCAGATTGATCGTCTTTGGCAGCATTTTTAAATTCCTTAATTCCGCTTCCTAAACCTTTCATTAATTCTGGAATTTTTTTACCTCCAAAAAGTAATATCACAATACCTACTATTACGAGGATTTCTGTAAGACCTAATCTTCCCATGATTGTATATTTAATGCCGAAGCAAATTTGTATCTAATTTTAGGCAAAGGTATATAGAATTAGCATACGGGAAATGATTTTGCGGGTAATTTTTTATCCTAATAGGCGTTAAATATTCCATAAAATAGTAATTTACGAACATTCCCTTAATTTTGGCAGGTATCAGAAAGATGATTAATTCTTATATTTGCTCGCAATAAATAACAATAATGGCCAGGAAGAAATTCAATTTCAGAAAAAAATTATTCATCAAAAACCGGTTAATTATTTTGAATGAAGATACTTTCGAAGAGCAGTTTTCGTTGAAACTGACCTTGATGAATGTGTTTGTTGTTTTCTCCTTAGGCGGTATTTTTTTGATTTTAATTACTACTTTCATCATTGCATTTACACCACTGCGCGAGTTTATTCCGGGATATTCTTCTTCTGAATTGAAACGAAATGCCACGGAGTTAGCCATAAAATCAGATTCTTTAGAAAGAGCCTTAAAGAAAAATGAGGCTTATATAAAAGGAGTTCAGAAAGTACTGAGGGGTGAATTGGAGTATGCAAAATTCAATAAAGATTCCATTCTCGCAGAAACCGATGAAGCTGCTGAAGTAAATATGAAAGTTACAGAAGAAGAGCTTAAATTAAGGGAAGAAGTAAATAAAGCAGAGAAGGAGTCGAACGGAAAAATTCGAGATAAAAATAAAAAAGAGAAGAAATAATATCATAAAGGATGTCTATTAAAGCTGTAGCGGCAAAATTATTTGCCAGTAAAATATACTATCAAACATTTGCCTGGGCCAATAAACCGGTCGAAACCCAGCAAGAAGTTTTTAAGCAGTTAATTCAAAGTGCTAAAGAAACTCAGTTTGGCGTTGATCATCATTTTGATAAAATAAAGTCTGTTCACGATTTTAAGAAAAGAGTTCCAATTCGGGATTATGAAGATTTAAAACCGTACATTGATAAGGTTAGAATGGGCGAAAAGGACATATTGTGGAAAGGAAAGCCCCTTTATTTTGCAAAAACTTCGGGAACAACTTCCGGAGCAAAATACATTCCGCTGACCAAAGAATCAATGCCGTATCATATTGAAGCTTCCCGAAATGCGATTTTGCACTATATCTACGAAAGTGGAAATGCTGATTTTGTTGATGGGAAAATGATTTTTCTGCAAGGAAGCCCTATTTTAGTAGAGAAATATGGAATTAAATTTGGCAGATTATCTGGAATTGGAGCACATTTTGTACCGAAATATTTGCAAAAAAACCGAATGCCATCCTGGGAAACCAACTGCATCGAAGATTGGGATACCAAAGTAAATGCTATTGTGGAAGAAACAATTGAACAGGATATGACCATTATTTCGGGAATTCCATCTTGGGTTCAAATGTATTTTGAGCGTTTGCAGGAAAAAAGCGGTGGAAAAAAAATAGGAGAGTTATTCAAAAATTTTAATTTGTTTATTTACGGCGGAGTTAATTACGAACCGTATCGGGCCAAGTTTGAAAACATGATTGGCAGAAAAGTAGACAGCATTGAGTTGTTTCCGGCCTCTGAAGGCTTTTTTGCCTATCAGGATTCTCAAAAAATTAAAGGAATGCTTTTGTTACTGAACTCGGGAATTTTTTATGAGTTTATCAAAGCAGATGAATTCTTCGAAAATAACCCAAAAAGTTATACAGTTGGCGAAGTAGAAATTGGAGTAAACTATGCATTGATTATTTCTACAAATGCAGGACTTTGGCGATATAATATTGGCGATACCGTTCAGTTTACTACCTTGTTTCCGCATCGTGTGATCGTTTCAGGCCGAATCAAACATTATATTTCTGCTTTTGGAGAACATGTTATTGCCAACGAAGTAGAAAATGCAATGAAAGAAGCGACAGAAGGAACAAAAGTCGTAATTAACGAATTTACAGTTGCACCACAAATCATACCGTCAAGCGGATTACCGTATCATGAATGGTTTGTAGAGTTTGAAACAGAGCCGGAAAGTATGGAAGTCTTTGAAGAAGCAATTGATAACGCAATGCGAAAGCAAAACATTTATTACGATGATCTGATTACCGGGAATGTTTTGCGAAAAGTAGTGGTGACAAAAGTTTCGAAAAACGGATTTCAGGACTATATGAAATCACAGGGAAAATTAGGCGGACAAAATAAAATTCCACGACTATCAAATAATAGGGATATAGCGGATAATTTAAAATAGAAATACAGCTTATTATTTATAAGTTTGAAAATTAAATAAAATGAAAGAGACAAAACACATATCAAGATCAAGAGCACAGGAATCATCAGCAGCGATAGAAAAAATGTACATTACCATGCGTCATTTATTCAACCGTGGTTTTTACAAACCAATGGGAGTCTCAGGGGATAGTTTACGTGAATCTTTATTGGCGCTTCGTCCGGAAATTTATGGAAACATTGCTGAAGAGAAAGTAGAGTTAAATGGACTTTTGTACGTAATAGAACGTCTTCCAATTGGAATTGAACAATGCCGATTTATTAATTTAACCTCAGATGAAGGGTATTCTAAATCACATTTTCAAGCGATTGTTCCTCCAAAAAGAAGAAGAAACTGTTACCGCATTGATGAGGAGCAAATGAATGTTGAAATCACACGTGGTCGTTCAGATATTTACGATATACTTACGCATTTGACGTTTATTTTCATTGAATCACATAAAATAAAAAACAGAGTTTTACTGGATGATGGAGGCGAAGTTTCACGCGATTGGATGAAACTGGAGCAAGCCGTAATGCAAACTAAAAAATTATCTTTAATAGAAAAGGAAAAAGCTATTTCGCATGTTGCGAATATTTTAGGCAGAACCTTCGAAGAGGTTTTGGATATTTATGATGCTTTTGGTTCAGATGACGTTCCGGATCGTTTTTTACATGTTATTTATTGGTTAGGAAAACTAGCAATCGAAGAAGTAATTGACAACAATAAACGTACGATTACCTTTAGTCCGGTTTTACGAGAGCGTTTAGGACACCATATTCACGGAGAGATCTGGGCAACAAATATTAAGGAAGTTCTAAAAGCAAATAATCTGCTAAAGCGTCCAATACATGTTATTAGTGCCAACATGCACAGTGTAATGAATTCTATTTTTGCAACTCCGTTGTTGAAAACAAAATTCAAGGACAAATCTGATTTCTTTATTTATGAAGAGTTAAGTAAATCAGGTGCTAAAGAAACCAGAAAAGGAGTTGAAGACCTGGCATTGAAAAACGGAATGATTTCGTTATTGGATACCTCAGGAACCAATATTGACGTTCAGATTTTTGATACCGCAAAAATTGACTGGACAAAAACAGCTTTTCCAAAAGCAAAACTGGAGGAAGAAAAACCGGTGATCATTGTAATGGATTATGCTTTTGGAGAACAAGCGTATGAAACCATTGATGAACTTTTAAAACCGTTCAAAAAAGATACTTTGTTAGAAGTAAAATCAGTGTCAATAATGGGGAAAGCCGGAATTTTAGAGGGTGGAAAAGGAGATATCATGATTCCGACTGCTCATATAAATGAAGGAACAGCGGATAATTATTTCTTCGAAAATGAATTAACAGGAGCCATGTTTGAAGGAAATGACATTGCCGTTTTTGAAGGTGCTATGGTAACCGTTTTAGGAACATCATTGCAGAACAGAGACTTGTTAAAATTCTTTCACGAATCGACCTGGGGAGTGATTGGTCTTGAAATGGAAGGTTCTTATTATCAAAAAGCAATACAATCGGCATCAAAAATCAGAAAAAGTGTACCACACGATATCAAAGTACGATACGCTTATTATGCTTCAGATAATCCGTTAGAAACTGGAAGTACCTTAGCTTCAGGAGGACTTGGAACGACTGGTGTAAAACCTACTTATTTGATCACGATTAAGATTTTAGAGCAAATTTTTAACATAAAATAGAACTTATAGATGAGTACAAAAGTACCTCAAAGCCAAGAAGATCAGGAAATTGATTTGTTGCAGATTTCTAAAAAGATAAATGATTTTTTCCAAAAGATCAATACATCAATTTTTAGAGGAATTCAGTTTTTTATAAAAAACAAGATTGTTGTTTTGGCTTTGGTTATAATTGGCTTTGGTCTTGGAATGTTTTTAGATAAAACTCAAAAAAACTATGAGCATCAAATTATTGTTGCACCAAATTTTGAGAGCACTGATTATCTATATGCTAAAGTGAATTTAATTGATTCTAAAATTAAAGAGGGTGATACCGTTTTTTTAAAGAGCACAGTTGGAATTCTGCACCCTAAAAAATTTAAGTCTATTGAAATCGAACCGATAGCGGATATTTATAAATTGATTGAAAATAAACCTGAAAATTTTGAATTGATCAAGTTAATGGCAGATAATGGAGATATTAAAAAAACCATTGACGATAATCTGACAAGTAAAAACTACCGATACCATAAGATTTCAGTGTTTACAGATAGTGTAGTTATTGATAATGAAATAATGGAATCTCTTCTTAATTTTTTTAATAAAACAGAGTATTTTAAAAAAATTCAGGAAGCAAATTTGATTAATGTAAAGGCGAAAATGGTACAAAATGATACGACCATTTCTCAAATTAATAATGTATTAAAAGAATTTTCTACAAATGTTAATGGTTCTCAGAAAAGTGACAAGTTGGTCTATTATAATGAGAATACACAGCTTAATGACGTTATTAAAACGAAGGGAGATTTAGTTAAAGAACAAGGATATCACAGGCTTGAATTAATTGGCTATGATAAAATTATAAAAGATATAAGTACAACATTAAATATTGAAAAAACAGGTCTATTTTACGGAAAAAAGAAGTTATTGTTGCCTTTAGTGTTTGTTTTTGGCTATATTTTCTTAAGTTTTTTTAGAGCTTTTTATAGAAAGCAAAAGCTGATTATTGAGAATAATAACTAATATTTTTATCTGAATAATAGCATAAAGATCATGTTATCAGTTTATGTAAAGCATTATTTTTTTAAGTCTTAAAAAACTAATTTAGCCCAAAATTTTAAAAAATGAGAACAAAATTAATTTTTACAAGTTTGATTTTAGCATTAACTTTTATTTCTTGCAAGAAAGAGGTTAGTAAAGAAGAAATTAAACCGATTGAAGTTGAAACGAATAAAAATAATTTTCAAGTAACTTTAACAGCAATAGTCAAAACGGATGATAATTTTCAGTTGTACTACAGTCAAGACGAGTATGATGTTCCTTATAAGGAAGAAAATTCGGTTTGGGTAGCTGTAAAAGCGAATGATAATCCACAAGATATTGTTTTTAATTTGCCGGAAAATGTAATTCCTAACTATATCAGAATTGATTTTGGTACCAATGAAGCACAAAAAGAAGTTACCGTCAAAAATTTTAAGATGAAATATTTCAGCAAAAGTTTTGAAGCCAAAGACTCGCTATTTTTCAACTACTTTATTCCGAATGATTGCGTTAAAATCCTTGACAAAAAGAATTCAGTTGTGCAAAACATCAAATCTCAAAAAGGAATTTACGATCCGTTATTTTATTCTGAGAAAGCACTTTATGATCAAATACAATTAATTGTAAAATAAGATTATTTCATACTATTCGAGAGCCATATTTTGTGGCTCTTTTTTTTGAAATAGATAATCTAAGTTTGATCTAAAATGATTTGTTAAGTTGTTAAGTTGAACTTATATTATTTTAGAACAGACAGGTGACTATATAGTAAATTTGTAAATAAATCATATCATTTTGTTTAAATCAAAATATCTAAATGTATTGCAGCATAATAGAATTAAAAATTTTATTATTTATGGAATTGGCCAGGTCTTTAATCTTGTTAGTCCGCTTTTGGTAATGCCTTATTTGGTTGCTATTTGCGAAAAAGAAGGACTAGGGAAGATTGGCGTTGGGTTTTCTTTTGCTTTAATATTAAATGTTTTGGTTGATTACGGTTCGTATATTAACGGAACCAAAGAAATATCTATTAACAGAAGCAATCCTGAGATCATTAAAAGAAAAATAGTTTCAATATATATAATGAAATTGTTTTTGATAGTAGTATTACTGTTACTCGCCTTTTTGCTGATCTGTTTTGTGCCCTTTTTTAATAAAGAGCAAGCGGTTTTTTTCTTTAGTTTTTCGTATGTTATTGGGCAATTCATTAACCCTACATGGGTTTTTCAAGGTTTAGAAAATTATAAATGGATTACTTTTGTTAATATTACTTCTAAGATTATCTATGTGGCCGGTGTTTTTATTTTTATCAATAAAAAGGGTGATTATATTTATGCCAATGCGTTTTTGGGATTGGGGTTGATAATTGCGAGTTTAATAGGATTAATTAGTCTGATAAAAAAATATGATCTTCGACTCTATAAAAATGTTTCAAAGGACGCTTTAGAGCTATTAAAAAAGGATTTTTCCCTAACATTTTCACAATTGTTTCTTTCCTTTTATCAATACCTGCCGATTATGATAATTAGTTATGTGGGAGGAAATAATATGGCAGGACAGTATAGAATCATAGATCAGATTATTATGACTTTCAGAACCTATTTGCAAATGTTTTTCAATTTTATCTATGCAGATGTTTGTTTACAGGTTCATAAGAATTTGAAAAATGGAATTTCACAGTGGTTTAAGTATAATGGTTTAAATTACGTACTAGTATTATCATTATTGATTATTGCAGTTGTTTCTACAAAGCAAATTTTATTATATTTCAATATTCGTTCAAATGAATTAGAATCGATGACATTGTTTTTCAAAACTGGTTTAATTATTCCAATATTTATGGCAATCTCTATGGCTTTAAAACAATTACTTTTTGCATTAGACCGGAATAAGGAATACATAAACATTACAATTGGATCCTCCTTTTTTAGCTTATTTGTGTTTTTCATATTAGTAAAAAACATTGGATTACAAGGAGCTTTTATAGCAACAATAAGCATTGAAATATTGATTATAGTATTATATGGCATCGTTTTAAAACCAATAATAAGATTGAGTAAGTAATGATGAACTTAACCATTTATAAAAGTTTTCCGTATCAGATTTTATTTTTGCTCTGCATCGGAGTCTCTTTGTTTGCTAATTACGAACTCACTTTTGCCGTTTGGGTTTTAACTTTATTGATGACTATTAAGAGAAAATATTCTGTTACTATTATTAAATACAGTGCTATTTTTCTTACGATACTTTCAGTTGCAGTGGTTTCTACTTTATTCAGTGCGACAACCGTTTTTTTATTCATTAGAGATTTTACCTACCTAGTTAAACCCATTTTAGGATTGGTGGTTGGGTATCAGCTTTGTAGATTTAGTAGTAAATTAGCTTTAAAGGTTATAGTGTATACCGGATTAGCAATTGCTTTGATGCACTTGATAATGTTATTTTTTACGGTACTTGAATTTAGAACTTTAAGTGTTAATCTTTTACGGGAGCACGGGGGGTATTTTAGTGATTATGAGATTTATGTACTAATTATTCTTATTTTTTATAAAAATCTGAAAGTAGAAATTTCAAAAAATCAGAGAAGAATATTGCTGGTAATAATAGGTTTATCAAGCTTTTTGTATCTGGCGCGAACAAATTTGATTCAGTTTATAATTTTATATATAGGCTTAAAAGGATATTTAATTTATAGTAAGAGATCTTTAAAAGTAATTTTATTTGTTGCATTGGGTGCAATTATAGGTTACACGACGATTGTTTACATTAACCCAAAAAGAGAAGGGAAAGGGATACAGGCTTTTTTATATAAAGTAAAAATTGCTCCCGTAGAAGCTTTTAAAACAAGAATAGACAAGGATGACTGGAAAGATTTTAACGATAATTACAGATCGTTTGAAAATATAATTGCCGTAAAACAGGTTTCAAGTAAGGGAAACAGAGCTGTTTTTTTCGGGGAAGGCTTAGGTTCGACCCTAAACTTGGGCAGAAAAGTTTGGACAAATGATCATGAGTACGTTCAGTATATTCCTATTGTGCACAACGGATACATGACCGTGTTTTTAAAATCGGGACTATTGGGTGTTTTTTTGCTTCTTATTTTTTTGGTCGTTTTATACAGACAAAAAAGATCGGATATCGAGGCAGTACAAAGCATTAATTATTTATTAATTGGAACCAGTGTTTTCCTCATCGTTTCCAACTGGGTCTTTCTGGGATTGTATTTAAAATTGGACAATAAATCGATAATAATTGGGTTTCTGATAGCGCTTAGAGAAGTTATTATAAGGGAAAATAATCGTCAAAAAGGCATAGAAAATGAGTAGTAAAAATACCATCAGTATTTTTGTTGATTGTCATGTTTTTGACGATGGCTTTCAAGGAACAAGAACCTATTTAAAAGGGTTGTATTCTGAGCTAATCAGACAACAGGAACTTCATTTTTTTTTAGGGAGTACTAAACCGGATCACTTAGCGTCTATTTTTGGTAATCATTCAAATGTTACCTACATAAAGTATAAATACCACAACAAATATTTGAGGTTACTCGTTGATATACCTCAAATTATCAAAAAGTATAAAATTGATTTTGCTCATTTTCAGTACATCGTTTCCCCTCTTAAAAGGTGTAAATATATCGCTACAACCCATGACGTACTGTTTATCGATTTTCCGGGTTTCTTCCCGTTTTTTAGCAGAATGGTCAATAGAATTGTATATAGACAAAGTGCTAAATTGGCCGATATTAGACTAACTGTTTCTGAATATTCTAAACAGCAAATCCAGCAACATTTTGGGATATCTAACTACGAAATTACACCGAATGCCGTTGAGGACGCTTTTTTTAAGGAGTATGACAAAGAATTGATTAAAGCAAAAGTCAGAAAAGAATTCGCTTTGAATGAATATATTATTTATGTAAGCCGATGGGAGCCAAGAAAAAATCAACAGATGGTTTTAAAAGCTTTTGTTGATTTAGAATTATATAAAAAACAGCAACTTCTTTTTTTAGGAAACCATACTATTGTTGCTCAGGAGTATAATGAAATTTATGACAAATTGAGTCCTGAAATAAAAGAGCAGGTAGTTACCTTAGAAAACACCGATTTTCAGACCATGTTGTTGTTGCTTAGAGGAGCAAATGTATCCGTTTATCCTTCTGTAGCAGAAGGTTTTGGAATTCCTCCACTGGAATCAGTAGCAGCTAAAATTCCAACAATTTGTTCGGATAAAACCGCAATGTCAGATTTTAGTTTTTTTGAGGAATTTTATTTTGACCCATACAATCAGATTGAATTTAATAAAAAACTTCTCCAGATCTTAGAAGAAAACCGAAGTTCAGATTTTGAAATAATGGCGCAGAAGATTAAAGAAAATTACAACTGGGAAAAATCAGCGGATGTTTTATATCGACTAATAAAACAGTATCGCTAATCTGAAAGTCAAGTTATTGATTTTTTGCAGTGTTGCTACCAAATAATTTATTTTTTGTTTTCACTAAAAAATTATAATTTTTAGCAAATTGTTTCTTTAAAAACGAGGCATCATCCTTAGGAAACCAATCTGTAGTTCGTGGTTTTTCAATTTGTCTTTCATGAATTTGATAGGCGTAGGTTGCAACAGACGTTCTAAAACATCCCTCAGGGAAATAGGTCATATCATATCCATGAAGTGTATAAGGGGCACATTGCTGAATAATTAAACGATTAAAAGGTACATCAAGTTCTGCTTCTTGTCCGGTTCTTAAATCGGTTATTTTTAAGCCACCCTTATACTCAGGTTTCCAATCTTTGTTCAGATACAAAAGTAAATTTAATTCCCGATACCAATTTTTGTTTAAAGGATGATAATTAAAATCTAAGTGCATGTCTAAAAAACTATTCTTCTTGCCTTGATGTAATCCTCCACCATGATTCTTTGGGTCAACAAAAATTGTTTTTGAGGTTATATATGAAATAATTTTATTGAATCGTTCAGACGAAAGGTCGTCATATAAATCACGTAACTCAGGTCCTAGTTCCTTATAATTTGATTTTTCAAATTTATTATTTGCAAAAGAATAATCACGGCTCTTATTATTGAGTTCAGGAATGCTTTTATGCGCTTTTATTAATTTTTCTTCTTCACAAAAGCCATCAATTATTAAATGCGGAAATGGGCTGGCAGTTAGATATTGTAAGCGCAAATCGTCTAAATGTTTTTCCAGATATTCAAAATTAATCATAACCTGCTGAGATAAATTATTCTCAGACAAAAGTAGGAATTTAATCAAACCTATTGGTTAATTAAAATTTAATTTGTTCATAATCAATTAAATTATTTAAGAACTTTTAATTCATTATTTTTGAAGCCTGATTAAAATAATTTAAATGAGAATAGCCATACTTGGAACAAGAGGAATCCCAAATAATTATGGCGGGTTTGAACAGTTTGCCGAGTGTTTTGCTGTTTATGCAGCAGAACAAAAGCACGATGTTTATGTCTACAATTCGCATACTCATGTTTTTCAGGAAACGTATTATAAAGGGGTGAATATTATTCATCAATACGATCCGGAAAATAAAATAGGTACCGCAGGACAATTTATTTATGACCTTAATTGTATTCTGGATTCCAGAAAAAGAAATTTTGATGTTATTCTGCAATTGGGGTACACAAGTAGTTCGATATGGTCTTTTTTATTACCAAAAAAATCAATTATCATTACTAATATGGATGGATTGGAATGGAAGAGAAGTAAATACTCTAAAATAACCCAAAAATTTCTAAAGATAGCTGAAAAAAAAGCAGTCAAAAGTAGTGATCATTTGGTTGCAGATTCGCTTGGAATTAAACAATATTTAAAAGAGATATACCATAAAGACGCGGTCTATATTGCTTATGGCGCTGAGGTATTTTTAGATCCACAACAGGATTTACTTTCACAATATAATGTTGAAAAAAACAATTACAACTTGCTAATAGCACGTTTTGAGCCTGAAAATAATATTGAAATGATTTTGGACGGAGTTGTTGATAGTCAAAATGATAAAATAATATTGGTTGTAGGAAATAATGATAATGGTTTTGGAAAATATCTCAAAAAGAAGTTTTCTAACAATCAAAAGATACGTTTTACAGGAGGAATTTATAACAAAGAGCATCTGGATAATTTGAGATATTTCTCCACGATTTATTTTCATGGACATTCAGTTGGAGGAACAAACCCTTCTTTACTGGAAGCAATGGCGGCTAAAACATTAATTGTGGCACATAACAATGAATTTAATCGCGCTATTTTACAGGAAAATGCATTTTACTTTTCGAATGCTACTGAAGTTAAATGTATTATCGAAACAGTAAAAAGAAAGGATTATGAACAAATTGTTCAGGATAACTTTGATACTATAATTAAAGAGTTTAATTGGGAAAAAATAAATGAATCATACCTTAGTTTATTCGAAAAAAGTCTTCAATAAAATTGATGAATTGTGGAAAAATAAGACTTTGCTGGTTTATTTTTTAACAGCAATGCTGATTACACTTCCAATGGAATATATAATTGGCAGCTTGACTTGCATACTTTTTTTAATTGTTTCTTTTTCCAAATTCAAAAAAGCAAATTTTTCAATTTCCGGAGCGTTAATACTTCCAATACTATTGTATGGGGTAATGCTTGAGTCACTCAT is a window from the Flavobacterium cupriresistens genome containing:
- a CDS encoding Sec-independent protein translocase subunit TatA/TatB translates to MGRLGLTEILVIVGIVILLFGGKKIPELMKGLGSGIKEFKNAAKDDQSAPAAKKEEEETKQ
- a CDS encoding peptidase, whose translation is MARKKFNFRKKLFIKNRLIILNEDTFEEQFSLKLTLMNVFVVFSLGGIFLILITTFIIAFTPLREFIPGYSSSELKRNATELAIKSDSLERALKKNEAYIKGVQKVLRGELEYAKFNKDSILAETDEAAEVNMKVTEEELKLREEVNKAEKESNGKIRDKNKKEKK
- a CDS encoding GH3 auxin-responsive promoter family protein produces the protein MSIKAVAAKLFASKIYYQTFAWANKPVETQQEVFKQLIQSAKETQFGVDHHFDKIKSVHDFKKRVPIRDYEDLKPYIDKVRMGEKDILWKGKPLYFAKTSGTTSGAKYIPLTKESMPYHIEASRNAILHYIYESGNADFVDGKMIFLQGSPILVEKYGIKFGRLSGIGAHFVPKYLQKNRMPSWETNCIEDWDTKVNAIVEETIEQDMTIISGIPSWVQMYFERLQEKSGGKKIGELFKNFNLFIYGGVNYEPYRAKFENMIGRKVDSIELFPASEGFFAYQDSQKIKGMLLLLNSGIFYEFIKADEFFENNPKSYTVGEVEIGVNYALIISTNAGLWRYNIGDTVQFTTLFPHRVIVSGRIKHYISAFGEHVIANEVENAMKEATEGTKVVINEFTVAPQIIPSSGLPYHEWFVEFETEPESMEVFEEAIDNAMRKQNIYYDDLITGNVLRKVVVTKVSKNGFQDYMKSQGKLGGQNKIPRLSNNRDIADNLK
- a CDS encoding DUF6909 family protein, which gives rise to MKETKHISRSRAQESSAAIEKMYITMRHLFNRGFYKPMGVSGDSLRESLLALRPEIYGNIAEEKVELNGLLYVIERLPIGIEQCRFINLTSDEGYSKSHFQAIVPPKRRRNCYRIDEEQMNVEITRGRSDIYDILTHLTFIFIESHKIKNRVLLDDGGEVSRDWMKLEQAVMQTKKLSLIEKEKAISHVANILGRTFEEVLDIYDAFGSDDVPDRFLHVIYWLGKLAIEEVIDNNKRTITFSPVLRERLGHHIHGEIWATNIKEVLKANNLLKRPIHVISANMHSVMNSIFATPLLKTKFKDKSDFFIYEELSKSGAKETRKGVEDLALKNGMISLLDTSGTNIDVQIFDTAKIDWTKTAFPKAKLEEEKPVIIVMDYAFGEQAYETIDELLKPFKKDTLLEVKSVSIMGKAGILEGGKGDIMIPTAHINEGTADNYFFENELTGAMFEGNDIAVFEGAMVTVLGTSLQNRDLLKFFHESTWGVIGLEMEGSYYQKAIQSASKIRKSVPHDIKVRYAYYASDNPLETGSTLASGGLGTTGVKPTYLITIKILEQIFNIK
- a CDS encoding oligosaccharide flippase family protein, encoding MQHNRIKNFIIYGIGQVFNLVSPLLVMPYLVAICEKEGLGKIGVGFSFALILNVLVDYGSYINGTKEISINRSNPEIIKRKIVSIYIMKLFLIVVLLLLAFLLICFVPFFNKEQAVFFFSFSYVIGQFINPTWVFQGLENYKWITFVNITSKIIYVAGVFIFINKKGDYIYANAFLGLGLIIASLIGLISLIKKYDLRLYKNVSKDALELLKKDFSLTFSQLFLSFYQYLPIMIISYVGGNNMAGQYRIIDQIIMTFRTYLQMFFNFIYADVCLQVHKNLKNGISQWFKYNGLNYVLVLSLLIIAVVSTKQILLYFNIRSNELESMTLFFKTGLIIPIFMAISMALKQLLFALDRNKEYINITIGSSFFSLFVFFILVKNIGLQGAFIATISIEILIIVLYGIVLKPIIRLSK
- a CDS encoding glycosyltransferase family 4 protein; translated protein: MSSKNTISIFVDCHVFDDGFQGTRTYLKGLYSELIRQQELHFFLGSTKPDHLASIFGNHSNVTYIKYKYHNKYLRLLVDIPQIIKKYKIDFAHFQYIVSPLKRCKYIATTHDVLFIDFPGFFPFFSRMVNRIVYRQSAKLADIRLTVSEYSKQQIQQHFGISNYEITPNAVEDAFFKEYDKELIKAKVRKEFALNEYIIYVSRWEPRKNQQMVLKAFVDLELYKKQQLLFLGNHTIVAQEYNEIYDKLSPEIKEQVVTLENTDFQTMLLLLRGANVSVYPSVAEGFGIPPLESVAAKIPTICSDKTAMSDFSFFEEFYFDPYNQIEFNKKLLQILEENRSSDFEIMAQKIKENYNWEKSADVLYRLIKQYR
- a CDS encoding 2OG-Fe(II) oxygenase, encoding MSENNLSQQVMINFEYLEKHLDDLRLQYLTASPFPHLIIDGFCEEEKLIKAHKSIPELNNKSRDYSFANNKFEKSNYKELGPELRDLYDDLSSERFNKIISYITSKTIFVDPKNHGGGLHQGKKNSFLDMHLDFNYHPLNKNWYRELNLLLYLNKDWKPEYKGGLKITDLRTGQEAELDVPFNRLIIQQCAPYTLHGYDMTYFPEGCFRTSVATYAYQIHERQIEKPRTTDWFPKDDASFLKKQFAKNYNFLVKTKNKLFGSNTAKNQ
- a CDS encoding DUF1972 domain-containing protein gives rise to the protein MRIAILGTRGIPNNYGGFEQFAECFAVYAAEQKHDVYVYNSHTHVFQETYYKGVNIIHQYDPENKIGTAGQFIYDLNCILDSRKRNFDVILQLGYTSSSIWSFLLPKKSIIITNMDGLEWKRSKYSKITQKFLKIAEKKAVKSSDHLVADSLGIKQYLKEIYHKDAVYIAYGAEVFLDPQQDLLSQYNVEKNNYNLLIARFEPENNIEMILDGVVDSQNDKIILVVGNNDNGFGKYLKKKFSNNQKIRFTGGIYNKEHLDNLRYFSTIYFHGHSVGGTNPSLLEAMAAKTLIVAHNNEFNRAILQENAFYFSNATEVKCIIETVKRKDYEQIVQDNFDTIIKEFNWEKINESYLSLFEKSLQ